In Aequorivita sp. H23M31, a single window of DNA contains:
- a CDS encoding alpha/beta fold hydrolase yields the protein MDFEGHGDFKSESDFSISLFRGNVISFIKNKNLTKVDIFGYSMGGYVALDFALHHPSRVKKIITLGTKFSWNPDFARMEIQKLDPKKIQEKVPAFANQLENLHGEENWRMVVSKTADLMQDLGNNPPLQESEFTKIKARTLICLGELDRMSTEEESIKTSQSLQNGNFKSVKNFIHPIEAVPMGELAEIIETFLNQKD from the coding sequence TTGGATTTTGAGGGACATGGCGATTTTAAGAGCGAATCCGATTTTTCTATTTCTTTATTTAGGGGGAATGTTATTTCATTCATAAAGAATAAAAATCTTACTAAGGTGGATATTTTTGGATATAGTATGGGAGGATATGTAGCTTTGGATTTCGCGTTACATCACCCTTCACGCGTTAAAAAAATTATAACCCTAGGAACTAAATTTTCGTGGAATCCCGATTTTGCGAGAATGGAAATCCAAAAGCTTGATCCTAAAAAGATCCAAGAAAAGGTTCCGGCCTTCGCTAACCAACTGGAAAACCTCCACGGAGAAGAAAACTGGCGTATGGTAGTATCGAAAACTGCTGACCTCATGCAGGATTTGGGAAACAATCCGCCCTTACAAGAATCTGAGTTCACTAAAATAAAAGCCCGAACGTTAATTTGTCTGGGTGAATTGGATAGAATGTCAACGGAGGAAGAGTCTATTAAAACTTCACAATCACTTCAAAATGGCAATTTTAAATCTGTAAAGAATTTTATACATCCCATTGAAGCAGTGCCAATGGGTGAACTGGCAGAAATAATCGAAACCTTTTTAAATCAAAAGGATTAA
- a CDS encoding alpha-ketoacid dehydrogenase subunit alpha/beta, with amino-acid sequence MQTDPETNTNGEISFDDFKESVLNDYKIAVTSRECSLLGRREVLTGKAKFGIFGDGKEVPQLAWAKAFKNGDWRSGYYRDQTFMMAIGKLTIEQFFAGLYAHTDINSDPMSAGRQMGGHFATHTLNEDGSWKNLTEQKNSSSDISPTAGQMPRLLGLAQASKIFRQVKGIEDKTNFSINGNEVAWGTIGNASTSEGLFWETINAAGVLQVPMVVSVWDDEYGISVHAKYQTTKENISEILKGFQRNEDEKGFEIIRVKGWDYPELVEVYNRASQIAREEHVPVLIHVQELTQPQGHSTSGSHERYKTKERLEWEVGMDCNKKMREWMLSNDIATEESLTEIEKDIKKKVRDGKTAAWNAFLAPQKQEKEEAILLLGNLAENSSNKEELEDLKNTLASDKEPLRKDILAAARKALRFVTKEDSPEKNQLKDWIANYQETIQPKYSAHLYSEASENAKTVKEVPATYADDAEEVDGRMVLRENFDAIFAKHPDVLIFGEDTGEIGDVNQGLEGLQEKYGKLRVADSGIREATILGQGIGMALRGLRPIAEIQYLDYVLYCLQIMSDDLATLRYRTNGKQKAPLIIRTRGHRLEGIWHSGSPMGGLIHLLRGIYILVPRNMTKAAGFYNTLLETDEPALVIECLNGYRLKEKMPNNLGELRTPIGVVETIKEGSDITLVSYGSTIRVVEEAGKELEKAGIDVEIIDVQSLLPLDIDHKMVESLKKTNRVLVIDEDVPGGASSYILNTILEEQGGYRYLDSKPQTLTARAHRPPYGTDGDYFSKPSVDDVYEKVYEIMHEADPKRFPKLI; translated from the coding sequence ATGCAGACAGACCCAGAGACCAATACCAATGGCGAAATTTCCTTTGACGATTTTAAGGAATCCGTACTCAATGATTACAAAATCGCTGTTACCAGTAGGGAATGTAGTCTTTTAGGTCGTCGTGAAGTCCTAACCGGAAAGGCCAAATTTGGAATTTTTGGCGACGGGAAAGAAGTGCCACAGTTGGCCTGGGCGAAAGCCTTTAAAAATGGAGATTGGCGAAGTGGATATTATAGGGACCAAACCTTTATGATGGCCATTGGAAAGCTTACTATTGAGCAATTTTTTGCAGGTCTTTATGCACATACCGATATTAATTCTGATCCCATGAGCGCCGGAAGGCAGATGGGCGGACATTTTGCTACCCATACTCTCAATGAGGATGGAAGCTGGAAAAACCTTACAGAACAGAAAAACAGTAGCTCCGATATTTCTCCTACCGCCGGACAGATGCCCCGACTTTTGGGATTGGCACAAGCCTCTAAAATATTTAGGCAAGTAAAGGGAATTGAGGACAAAACAAATTTCTCCATTAATGGTAATGAAGTTGCCTGGGGAACTATCGGAAACGCCAGTACCAGTGAAGGTCTTTTTTGGGAAACCATAAATGCCGCCGGTGTACTTCAAGTTCCCATGGTAGTAAGTGTTTGGGATGATGAATACGGAATTTCCGTTCACGCTAAATATCAGACCACCAAAGAAAATATTTCGGAAATACTCAAAGGTTTTCAACGGAATGAGGATGAAAAAGGCTTCGAAATTATCCGTGTAAAAGGCTGGGATTACCCCGAGCTGGTAGAAGTTTACAACCGTGCCTCGCAAATTGCCCGTGAAGAACACGTGCCCGTACTTATCCACGTCCAAGAATTGACCCAACCCCAAGGTCACAGTACCAGTGGATCTCACGAACGTTATAAAACCAAGGAACGTTTGGAATGGGAAGTTGGCATGGACTGCAACAAAAAGATGCGCGAGTGGATGCTAAGCAATGATATTGCTACTGAGGAATCTTTAACAGAGATTGAAAAAGACATAAAGAAAAAAGTACGGGACGGCAAAACAGCTGCTTGGAACGCATTTTTGGCTCCGCAAAAACAAGAAAAAGAAGAAGCAATTTTGCTATTAGGTAATTTAGCTGAAAATAGCTCAAATAAGGAGGAACTTGAAGATTTAAAAAACACTTTAGCCTCTGATAAAGAGCCGCTGCGAAAGGATATCCTGGCCGCAGCACGTAAGGCACTCCGCTTTGTCACTAAGGAAGATTCTCCAGAGAAAAACCAATTAAAAGATTGGATCGCAAATTACCAAGAAACTATACAACCTAAATATAGTGCCCATCTTTATTCTGAGGCCTCGGAAAATGCAAAAACGGTAAAAGAGGTTCCAGCCACTTATGCTGATGATGCAGAAGAGGTAGATGGCCGAATGGTACTCCGGGAAAACTTTGATGCCATTTTTGCGAAACATCCCGATGTCCTCATTTTTGGAGAAGATACTGGAGAAATTGGAGATGTAAACCAAGGATTGGAAGGCCTTCAAGAAAAATACGGAAAACTAAGAGTGGCAGACTCCGGAATTAGGGAAGCTACTATTTTAGGACAAGGTATCGGTATGGCCTTACGTGGATTACGACCCATTGCAGAAATACAATATCTTGATTATGTGTTGTATTGTCTTCAGATAATGAGCGATGATCTAGCAACCTTGCGCTACCGTACCAACGGCAAACAAAAGGCTCCCCTGATAATCCGGACGCGTGGGCACAGATTGGAAGGTATTTGGCACAGTGGCTCTCCGATGGGCGGGTTGATTCATTTGTTGCGGGGTATTTATATTTTAGTACCAAGAAATATGACAAAAGCAGCTGGTTTCTACAATACCCTGCTAGAAACGGATGAGCCAGCTCTTGTAATTGAGTGTTTGAATGGTTACCGATTAAAAGAAAAAATGCCAAATAATCTTGGGGAGTTACGAACTCCGATTGGAGTAGTAGAAACCATTAAGGAAGGTTCTGATATTACCTTGGTTTCTTACGGAAGTACAATCCGCGTTGTAGAAGAGGCTGGCAAAGAACTTGAAAAGGCCGGGATTGATGTTGAAATAATCGACGTACAATCATTATTGCCTTTAGATATTGACCACAAAATGGTAGAAAGTCTGAAAAAGACAAATCGAGTTTTGGTAATTGATGAAGACGTTCCCGGAGGTGCATCTTCCTATATTCTCAACACTATTCTAGAGGAACAAGGCGGATACCGATATTTGGACAGCAAACCACAGACCTTGACTGCAAGGGCCCACCGTCCTCCTTATGGAACCGATGGGGACTATTTTAGCAAGCCTTCAGTAGATGATGTGTACGAAAAGGTTTATGAAATCATGCACGAAGCAGATCCCAAACGCTTTCCAAAATTGATTTAA
- the fahA gene encoding fumarylacetoacetase, translated as MPINANDPKRKTWLEIPSVTDFPIQNIPFGVFLTRDDIVTIGTRIGDYAIDLGALHQLGYFKGIDLTDDIFLQDTLNDFISDGRKTWRLVRDRIADIFDKENPDLRDNKKHRKHILFTIDEVEMQLPVHVGDYTDFYSSKEHATNVGTMFRGKENALMPNWLHIPVGYHGRSSSIIPSEINVRRPWGQTLPPEKSEPIFGPSKLVDFELEMAFITTDANVLGEPIPVNEAEEYIFGLVLLNDWSARDIQKWEYVPLGPFLAKSFASSISPWIVTLDALEPFRVEGPKPEVKPLPYLQSKGKKSYDINLEVYIAPEDGEETKICTSNFKYMYWNMSQQLAHHTINGCNVNSGDMMGSGTISGSTPDSYGSMLELTWRGEKPLKLSDGTERKFINDNDTVVMKAYCQNKNTRIGFGECRTKLLPAIEM; from the coding sequence ATGCCAATAAACGCAAATGATCCAAAACGTAAAACCTGGTTGGAAATCCCCTCTGTTACAGATTTTCCCATACAGAATATCCCATTCGGTGTTTTCCTGACCCGAGATGATATTGTTACCATCGGGACACGTATTGGGGATTATGCAATCGATCTGGGAGCGCTTCACCAATTGGGCTATTTTAAGGGAATCGATCTTACGGATGATATTTTTCTTCAGGACACCCTAAACGATTTCATAAGCGATGGCAGAAAGACCTGGCGTTTGGTACGAGATCGTATTGCGGATATTTTTGATAAAGAAAACCCAGATCTAAGAGACAATAAAAAACACAGAAAACATATTCTTTTTACTATTGACGAAGTAGAGATGCAACTTCCTGTTCACGTGGGAGACTATACGGATTTTTACTCCAGTAAGGAACACGCCACAAATGTGGGCACCATGTTTCGCGGAAAGGAAAATGCACTTATGCCAAACTGGCTCCATATTCCCGTAGGATACCACGGAAGAAGCTCGTCAATTATTCCAAGTGAAATCAACGTTCGTCGTCCTTGGGGACAGACCTTACCACCCGAAAAATCCGAACCTATTTTTGGTCCATCCAAATTGGTCGATTTTGAATTGGAAATGGCATTTATTACTACAGATGCAAACGTTTTGGGAGAACCTATCCCTGTAAATGAAGCTGAAGAATATATTTTTGGACTTGTTTTGTTAAATGACTGGAGCGCACGGGATATTCAAAAGTGGGAATACGTACCTTTAGGACCCTTTTTGGCAAAAAGTTTTGCTTCTTCTATCTCTCCGTGGATTGTTACCCTTGATGCACTTGAACCTTTCAGGGTCGAAGGGCCAAAACCAGAAGTTAAGCCACTTCCCTATCTTCAGTCCAAAGGGAAGAAAAGTTATGATATTAATCTAGAAGTATATATTGCTCCTGAAGATGGGGAAGAAACGAAAATCTGTACTTCCAACTTTAAATATATGTACTGGAATATGAGTCAGCAACTGGCTCATCACACCATCAACGGTTGCAACGTAAACAGTGGCGATATGATGGGTAGCGGTACCATATCAGGATCCACCCCCGACTCTTACGGTTCCATGCTCGAACTTACTTGGCGCGGGGAAAAACCTTTAAAACTATCCGACGGCACCGAACGAAAGTTTATAAATGATAACGACACCGTTGTTATGAAAGCCTACTGTCAAAATAAAAACACACGTATCGGTTTTGGGGAATGTAGAACAAAGCTTCTTCCAGCTATCGAGATGTAG
- a CDS encoding nucleoside deaminase — protein MITEKDREFIKRAIELSKKGMDNNAGGPFGALVVKDDKIIAEGYNQVTSNNDPTAHAEVVAIREACKKLNSFQLEDCIVYTSCEPCPMCLGAIYWARPKAVFYACTKEDAAEIGFDDQFIYEEIETDIGNRKIKFINLDREGGREVFKNWEKKNDRTDY, from the coding sequence ATGATAACGGAAAAAGATAGAGAATTTATAAAAAGAGCCATCGAACTTTCGAAAAAGGGAATGGACAATAATGCCGGCGGTCCCTTTGGAGCTTTGGTTGTTAAAGATGATAAGATAATTGCTGAAGGTTATAATCAAGTAACCTCTAATAATGATCCCACGGCCCACGCCGAAGTTGTGGCCATTCGTGAAGCTTGTAAAAAGCTAAATTCTTTTCAACTGGAGGATTGTATTGTTTATACTTCTTGCGAACCCTGTCCGATGTGTTTGGGTGCAATTTATTGGGCACGCCCCAAAGCGGTATTTTATGCTTGTACTAAAGAGGATGCTGCTGAAATAGGTTTTGATGATCAATTTATTTACGAGGAAATAGAAACCGATATCGGCAATAGAAAGATAAAATTTATCAATCTTGATAGAGAGGGTGGGAGAGAAGTATTCAAGAATTGGGAAAAGAAGAATGACCGAACCGATTATTGA
- a CDS encoding GNAT family N-acetyltransferase has translation MFETERLKLRNFTLEDASFVYELMNSKGWIKNIGNRNINSLEDAEDYIRMNHFDCYLRYGYGPYLVTLKGTGASIGTAGLYKRENLEHPDIGFAFLPAYWNNGFAFEAAKAVLQYASEKLGITKISAITLPTNSSSIKLLKKLGLKEIGNYIYKDGENLLLFSN, from the coding sequence ATGTTTGAAACCGAACGTTTAAAGCTGAGGAATTTTACCCTAGAGGATGCATCTTTTGTCTATGAACTTATGAATAGCAAAGGATGGATAAAGAACATTGGTAACAGAAACATTAATTCTCTAGAAGATGCCGAAGATTATATTCGCATGAACCACTTTGACTGCTATCTGAGATATGGATATGGTCCTTATTTGGTAACTTTAAAAGGAACAGGAGCTTCCATTGGGACTGCGGGACTTTATAAGCGGGAGAATCTTGAACATCCCGATATTGGATTTGCTTTCCTGCCGGCCTATTGGAACAATGGCTTTGCATTTGAAGCGGCCAAAGCGGTTTTACAATATGCTTCAGAAAAATTGGGAATTACTAAAATCAGCGCGATTACACTTCCTACTAATTCCTCCTCTATTAAACTATTAAAAAAATTAGGTCTTAAAGAAATCGGGAATTATATTTATAAGGATGGAGAAAACCTATTGTTGTTCTCCAATTGA
- the glyA gene encoding serine hydroxymethyltransferase yields the protein MQRDEQIFELIEDEKQRQINGLELIASENFVSDEVMEAAGSVLTNKYAEGYPGKRYYGGCEVVDQVEQIAIDRAKTLFGAEYANVQPHSGSQANTAVFAACLKPGEKFLGFDLSQGGHLTHGSPVNFSGRLYQPVFYGVDRDTELIDYDKVEEIAVREKPKMIIAGASAYSREIDYKRFREIADKVGAILFADIAHPAGLIAKGIMGDPLPHCHVVTTTTHKTLRGPRGGMILMGKDFDNPFGIKLKNGSLRKMSSLLDSAVFPGNQGGPLEHIIAAKAVAFKEALSDEFLHYMVQVKKNAALMAKLFIEKGYHVISDGTDNHMMLIDLRNKNISGKDAEEALGKADITVNKNMVPFDDKSPFVTSGIRVGTAAVTTRGLVEKDMSKIVDLIDDALSNYDDDDKLESIADQVNGMMSDLPLFKI from the coding sequence ATGCAACGCGACGAACAAATTTTTGAATTGATAGAAGACGAAAAACAACGTCAAATAAACGGTCTAGAACTGATTGCTTCAGAGAATTTTGTAAGTGATGAAGTGATGGAAGCTGCGGGATCGGTTTTGACCAATAAATATGCTGAAGGTTATCCCGGTAAACGATATTATGGAGGTTGTGAGGTAGTGGACCAAGTAGAACAAATTGCTATAGACAGAGCCAAGACCTTGTTTGGGGCCGAATATGCCAACGTGCAGCCCCATAGTGGCTCTCAGGCCAATACCGCAGTTTTTGCTGCCTGTCTTAAACCAGGTGAGAAGTTTTTGGGTTTTGATCTTTCACAGGGAGGGCATCTTACCCACGGCTCGCCAGTGAACTTCTCCGGACGTCTATATCAACCGGTTTTCTATGGTGTAGATAGAGATACGGAGCTTATCGACTATGATAAAGTGGAGGAAATAGCAGTCCGCGAAAAGCCAAAAATGATTATTGCTGGCGCATCTGCCTACTCACGGGAAATTGACTATAAAAGATTCCGCGAAATTGCGGATAAAGTAGGCGCAATATTGTTTGCGGATATTGCCCATCCAGCAGGCCTGATTGCTAAAGGTATTATGGGCGATCCATTACCCCATTGTCATGTAGTAACCACAACTACCCATAAAACATTGCGTGGCCCACGTGGAGGAATGATATTGATGGGAAAGGATTTTGACAATCCTTTTGGAATAAAGCTTAAAAACGGAAGTCTTAGAAAAATGAGCAGTCTTTTGGACAGTGCTGTTTTTCCCGGAAATCAAGGCGGCCCGTTAGAACATATTATCGCCGCTAAAGCCGTGGCTTTTAAAGAAGCTCTTTCCGATGAATTTCTTCATTATATGGTGCAGGTGAAAAAGAATGCCGCGCTAATGGCCAAACTTTTTATTGAAAAAGGATATCACGTAATTTCTGATGGTACCGATAATCATATGATGCTTATCGATCTTAGAAATAAAAATATATCTGGGAAGGATGCGGAGGAAGCCTTGGGCAAGGCGGATATAACCGTCAATAAAAACATGGTTCCCTTTGATGATAAGTCGCCGTTTGTAACCAGCGGTATCAGGGTAGGAACAGCCGCTGTAACAACTCGTGGTCTGGTGGAAAAGGATATGTCCAAAATAGTGGATCTGATAGATGATGCGCTGTCCAATTATGATGATGACGATAAACTTGAAAGTATTGCCGACCAGGTGAATGGGATGATGTCTGATTTACCCCTTTTTAAGATCTGA